In Rhodanobacter denitrificans, a single window of DNA contains:
- a CDS encoding DUF1653 domain-containing protein, whose product MQPTAGIYRHYKGQRYRVLGTARHSETMEPLVVYQALYGDHGLWVRPAAMFSETIELDGEPIARFALEQAELDPAGPGPTGLASNDPHA is encoded by the coding sequence ATGCAACCCACCGCCGGCATCTATCGTCACTACAAGGGTCAGCGCTACCGCGTGCTGGGCACCGCCCGCCATAGCGAAACGATGGAACCGCTGGTGGTCTACCAGGCGCTCTACGGCGATCACGGCCTGTGGGTGCGCCCTGCCGCGATGTTCAGCGAGACCATCGAGCTGGACGGCGAGCCGATCGCCCGCTTCGCGCTGGAACAGGCCGAGCTGGACCCGGCCGGACCAGGCCCGACCGGGCTAGCCAGCAACGACCCGCACGCCTGA
- the tldD gene encoding metalloprotease TldD: MDSLIALAESKLLFPGGIATGDLDRVFTQLMGPSIDAADLYFQHSRSESWTLEEGIVKDGSHSIEQGVGVRAISGEKTGFAYSDEIVLPQLLEASRAARAIARDGQGAGKPLALNGVRALYPALDPVESLPNPDKIALLREVDAYARSRDPRIRQVIVSLAATIDTVLIAASDGTLAADVRPLVRINVQVIAEQNGRREQGYAGGGGRYGYRELIENGRALRFADEAVRQALVNLDSVDAPAGQMTVVLGPGWPGVLLHEAIGHGLEGDFNRKGSSAFAGRLGQRVAAKGVTIVDDGTLPGRRGSLSIDDEGTPSECTTLIEDGILKGYMQDKLNARLMGMAPTGNGRRESFTALPMPRMTNTYMLAGSHDPAEIIRSVKKGLYAPNFGGGQVDITNGKFTFSASEAYLIEDGKITRPVKGATLIGSGPEVLNRVSMIGNDLALDEGVGVCGKDGQSVPVGVGQPTLKIDAMTVGGTAA, encoded by the coding sequence ATGGATTCATTGATCGCCCTTGCCGAAAGCAAGTTGTTGTTCCCCGGAGGCATCGCCACCGGCGACCTCGACCGCGTGTTCACCCAGCTGATGGGTCCATCGATCGATGCTGCCGACCTGTACTTCCAGCATTCGCGCAGCGAGTCGTGGACGCTGGAGGAGGGCATCGTCAAGGACGGCAGCCACTCGATCGAGCAGGGCGTGGGCGTGCGCGCGATCAGCGGCGAGAAGACCGGCTTCGCCTATTCCGACGAGATCGTACTGCCGCAGCTGCTGGAGGCATCCAGGGCCGCCCGCGCGATCGCCCGCGACGGCCAGGGCGCCGGCAAGCCGCTGGCGCTGAACGGCGTACGCGCGCTGTACCCGGCGCTCGACCCGGTCGAGAGCCTGCCCAACCCCGACAAGATTGCACTGCTGCGCGAGGTCGACGCGTACGCGCGCTCGCGCGATCCGCGCATCCGGCAGGTCATCGTCAGCCTGGCCGCCACCATCGACACCGTGCTGATCGCCGCCTCCGACGGTACTCTGGCCGCCGACGTGCGCCCGCTGGTACGCATCAACGTGCAGGTGATCGCCGAGCAGAACGGCCGGCGCGAGCAGGGTTATGCCGGTGGCGGTGGCCGCTACGGCTACCGCGAGCTGATCGAGAACGGCCGTGCGCTGCGCTTCGCCGACGAGGCGGTGCGCCAGGCGCTGGTGAACCTGGATTCGGTCGACGCCCCGGCCGGCCAGATGACCGTGGTGCTCGGCCCCGGCTGGCCCGGCGTGCTGCTGCATGAGGCGATCGGCCACGGCCTCGAAGGTGACTTCAACCGCAAGGGCAGCTCCGCCTTCGCCGGCCGCCTCGGCCAGCGCGTGGCGGCGAAGGGCGTCACCATCGTCGACGACGGCACCTTGCCCGGTCGACGCGGCTCGCTCAGCATCGACGACGAAGGCACCCCGAGCGAGTGCACCACGCTGATCGAGGATGGCATCCTCAAGGGTTACATGCAGGACAAGCTCAACGCGCGCCTGATGGGCATGGCACCCACCGGCAACGGTCGCCGCGAATCCTTCACCGCGCTGCCGATGCCGCGCATGACCAATACCTACATGCTCGCTGGATCGCACGACCCGGCCGAGATCATCCGCTCGGTGAAGAAGGGCCTGTACGCGCCGAACTTCGGCGGCGGCCAGGTCGACATCACCAACGGCAAGTTCACCTTCTCCGCCAGCGAGGCCTACCTGATCGAGGACGGGAAAATCACTCGCCCGGTGAAGGGCGCCACGCTGATCGGCTCCGGCCCCGAGGTGCTCAACCGCGTCTCGATGATCGGCAACGACCTGGCGCTGGACGAGGGCGTCGGCGTGTGCGGCAAGGACGGGCAGAGCGTGCCGGTGGGCGTGGGGCAACCTACGTTGAAGATTGATGCGATGACGGTGGGTGGTACGGCGGCGTAG
- the yjgA gene encoding ribosome biogenesis factor YjgA, which yields MSPSRSRNQTELDDADYGPSRTQQRREALAILTLAGQLIELPPSKLAKLALPEDVRREVDVTRRITSHGAKKRQLAFLAKVMRRYGDEDFAAVRAELGENREKQRQETAAMHRLEAMRDRLVAEDESALSELIAEHPQVDRQHLRSLVRQVRIEKDTPNKPPRAYREIFQLLKDLQAGDSAEG from the coding sequence GTGAGCCCGAGCCGCAGCCGCAACCAGACCGAACTCGACGACGCGGACTACGGCCCCAGCCGTACCCAGCAGCGCCGCGAGGCGCTGGCCATCCTGACCCTGGCCGGCCAGCTGATCGAGTTGCCGCCGAGCAAGCTGGCCAAGCTGGCCCTCCCCGAAGACGTGCGCCGCGAGGTCGACGTCACCCGCCGCATCACTTCGCACGGCGCGAAGAAGCGCCAGCTCGCCTTCCTCGCCAAGGTGATGCGCCGCTACGGCGACGAGGACTTCGCCGCCGTGCGCGCCGAACTCGGCGAGAACCGCGAGAAGCAGCGCCAGGAAACCGCCGCGATGCACCGCCTGGAGGCGATGCGCGACCGGCTGGTTGCCGAGGACGAAAGCGCGCTCTCCGAACTGATCGCCGAGCATCCGCAGGTCGATCGCCAGCACCTGCGCTCGCTGGTGCGCCAGGTGCGCATCGAGAAGGACACGCCGAACAAGCCGCCGCGGGCGTACCGGGAGATCTTCCAGTTGCTGAAGGATCTGCAGGCGGGCGATTCGGCCGAAGGCTGA